CTTTTCACCCTTGTGTGCTTCTGTGCACTTCCTTTTTCTCATGTTGCTGTGTGGGTTTCGAGTACTCATGCCCTTGGCTCTGTTGTGTAATGTTCTCTGTAGGGCATGTTGTAGCCTACATGATGTCCTGCTCTTGCTAGAGCTGTGCCGAGCTCTTAAGGTTAATTCATTGCAGAGAGGAGACCCTCAGCAATTCTGGGACAAATACTGTGGCCATGCTAATGTGACCTGTGCTCACTGCCACATGCCCTTtcttttaatgttgttttctcGCTTGTGCCAAGTCACATTTTTATGCCCTGGGGTTATGTACTGTTCAGAGCATCCtgttagtgttgggcgatatgctACATTTTCATATCGTCCTATCGTCAACCTATGAGTCCGccgatacacaatattatcatgCTTCTAAtctatttagtaatttatttacttGGTTTCATTGCCGGAAAGTGACCCAACTCCAGCGTCAGACTAAAAGCAgccaaatgtttttaatatgactgtatttgtatttaacatgataCCAAATCGTAAAGTACTAATTTTAATGCTTACATTTCCTCAGTTATTCTCAGTCTAGTTTATGCACTTTAAAAACACTCCCATTTATAATCAGTGAATCTACAATATATGATGAATAAATCTCTTCGGGTGTGTCTCAATCAGCTCCCTTGCTCCCGAGCTCGTGAATCAGTAGATCATGAACACAAATTCAGCCTCTACAGCGCCAACGGACAACATAGTAGAACATTATCATCACTGGAATTAATAAACAATAGGCAGTCTAGGGGACCAATAAAATTTTTATTAGTGCTGGACAacgattacaatttttaatccCGATTAATCACAATGAATCgcattatgcacaaaactaataaggCAATCAAaggtagtgtattgtgcacttttttcatttaaaattactgctatatgaacaaaagtgtaatgacatttggtttgcaaacactcaaataaggtgctttttttacAGTAGTATTCCTTTAACACAGTAGCAGTtagaatatttattgtaaatcttaacttataacattaatgtaattcaataaaacaagttatttgtcactgccaggacatatattctatagtttgttatagaataACGAGTTAtgcaatatattttcttaaagggCTGTGTGTTACCGTGtcccatacgactcaaaataataaaccacaaagtttaCAAAAcgagcgcttctctgctgtcttcacatgcTATCCAAGTATAAATTGGGAttaagcctaaataatttgatcgggagaatccccctcctgtgacccatgatatgtctgtatgtgtattcagagccagtaaccaatggactttcataataataagaaaaactgTGATAAAATAATTATCGACGTTAGTCAATTAATGCGTTAATGAAATGATAACTTATCCagccctaatttttttttttttattctctttaaacaTATTCTGTAATACGTTCTTACAATATTTCAGCTGAAtgttaattataaatgttaattaaatgtgtttgttaCCTGTAGAtaaagataacatgtagaaagagaaaaaaacatatattaagcgtgcagaataacataagCGGACTTTGAACGATTTATTGCCACTTTGAACGACTTCATAATTGTGGCATACATAATTGTAATCACAATTAGAAATTAGATTAATTCTGCAGCCCTAGTATAAAAAGCATCTAGCTATTTGTACTTAGTTTACATAGTATCGAccgttaagaaaataaataagatattttcACATGCAAAGAAATGATAGAGTAATCAAATTGAATTGTGAAACCAGTGTCGATTCACACCTCTATTGTTAACATGATACTATGTCTTTCGGCACAACCCACATCCTGTACATCCGTTAAACAGCTTCAGCACTGATTCAATGCTACATTTACATAGGGAATTTCCTAACAGTCAccacattattaaatattaacaatatcTAATATTAAATAGTAAAATGATAAACGCATCATGATTAAgcaatatgaatttattttaaaataatattaggcctacatatttgattaaatgaaatttatacatttacatggcACATAATGAAACAACTAATCAATAAGAGAGCTGTGATCTGTTTTTGTAGGATGAAACTGGTGCTTATGTGATTGACCGAGACCCAACCTATTTTGGGCCCATCCTCAACTATCTGCGACATGGGAAGCTGGTTTATAACAAGGAGCTGGCAGAAGAAGGTCTGTTATTTAACTTtcttgatattttttattattttatttttatattttcagtttaaaattttttttctatttagtgTATTACTTCCTTTTATTtccgttttagttatttttattacattcatttagttgccatgacaaaatttcacattattatttaagGTTTATCATGTATTATTtctatttacttttatttcaaatgattttttttatttatacttagTTAACAGCactattagatttaattgtaCATTCTCATTtccactattttttatttagattttcctTGCCTTCATCTAATGctaatacttaaaaaaacactaataattgaaAAACGCTGTTGAATATAATATTTtgcaaatctaaaaataaatatgttttttttactgtatgttataATGTAGTGATGCAATTTACAataattcattttagttttaagtgttttacttttaatttatttggaatttCAATATTGGAGCATATATAGTCGAAACAACTGTAACCACATCCAAGTTCAGTTTTTAAAGCAAAGTGTGTCTGTGCCTTCAGGTGTCTTGGAGGAGGCAGAATTCTACAACATCACACCGCTGATTAAATTAATCAAAGAGAGGATTCTTGAGCGAGACTCCAAGGCCACACAGGTAATGAGCAGGGCTTTTATCATTCCTCCATGTcgaaataaaatagcattttattttcattagtaTCCATTTTTTCAGCTTCTTCACTTTCTTAGCACTGTATTTCTGTCCATCTCAGTTTCTACTGTACATTGATGACTGTATTTGTGTGCTTATGCAACAGCCATCAGTTTCCCACCCACACTTGCTTTTCTTGCTTTTCTTGTTTTCTTCTACTTCCCACCACATTCCTTTTTTTACACTTCACCAATCttcaccctctctctctgtcttttataCAGCAGGTACCACCAAAGCACGTGTACCGGGTGTTGCAGTGTCAGGAAGAGGAGCTGACCCAGATGGTTTCCACCATGTCGGACGGCTGGAAGTTTGAGCAGGTCAGCGTGCGCGCCTGCCGAAAACCCCGCCCCGGACTGCTCTGGACTGTGGGTTGGACTGACACGGAGTCGATTTCCCTTCCCCTGATCCTAATGCTCCCAGTGTCCAATTCTCCCCTCAGATTCAGAGTCCAGTGATGTAGCTAAAGTGTGAAATTaaacttttttacatttgcattcaacTGGATTTAACATGGTCAGTTGCACCAAACcctcttttttttgtaaaatgtcaaattatatgATATTATTCTGGCTTTGTCAAGATGTAGTTTTACATATCCCCACTGATATTGTGCACATAAGACATGAGGAAAACTACATGTTTTGAAGTAATAAGGCTGATTTAGCATCCATCACATACCAATCATATgtgtttcttaaagggacagttcacccaaaaatgaaagttggtAATTTTACTCCATGTCATACTGTTCTAATCCTAcatgcaaatttttttttctgtggtagaCAAAATGATTTTGGTGGAACATTTGTAACCGAACAACATTGGTGCCTATTTCCATAAGATGAACAAATACAAACTAACagatatttctcaaaatatacTTTTGTGCtgtacagaagaaagaaagtcatacaggtttggaatgacatgagcaaTAGTCAATTATGACAGAATGTTCAACTTTGGGGCAAACTATCCTCTTTCAATGCAGTGCTCATGATGTGAGACACTGAAAAACAGCATGAGACATGATGCAACATCCAAAAACTGCATATGTACATagacaaacatttaaaaggttcaacatttaaatatatcaatGCTAAGTAAGGGATGGACATCCAGCCAGCATTGATTTTTTCGATAACAgccggctggatgtacattatcctgcttatttaaactttataatagttagacatgaaatattgattagaGTTTAAATACTTGAACACAAAGCTTCCATCAAGTAAAAAATGTTCCCAGCAAGCGCATTTCAATGACTGCAGTTACCTGGAAGAGCCTGTGTTATTAGCCTTAACCGGTTGTTATCGTCACTATCAACAAACTAAACTCCTATCTGAGAAGTTGTCCACTAAAAATGTTGCTTTAAAGcacaggcaaaaaaaaacaaaaacatttgagcTAAATTAAACTCAAAAGAAAACTCGGTAAACCTCATCAATAGACTAATCAGTTGGTGGAAGACTAACTAAGGTTGACCAACCTGACCGGTCTCTAATGAAAGCAATGAAGATGTTTTTGGTACAGCTGACCAGGCATTGGATCCATCTTGATGTTTTCCTTTATTTTCTTACCCCTTTCCTCTAATCTCAAGTAAGTGTCTTAATGAaagccctctctctctttttcttggcTGTTCCTTGCTTTTCAAGATGGTGAACATTGGCTCATCTTACAGCTATGGAACAGAGGACCAGGCTGAATTTCTCTGTGTGGTGTCAAAAGAGCTGCATACCTCGGGTGGAGGTTTGGGGACAGAGCAGAGCCACAAGACTAAGGTTGGAGCACCTACAGACAAATAAACTAATTTTACACTCTCTGTGCCTGCTCACAAACACTAAAGCACAGTGACTAATTCCTCAAAAACATGCTTACAACATACAAAATCTGCATCTCTTCATCTCATTCCACATCAAAAGCCTTTATGCATTCGCACACCCACTCTTCAAATATtcataatagttttttatttttttttgctgtcatcATCTGTTGTGCTGCGATCCCTCCGGTTTCTGTTCACCCTGTTGTCCACTCATAACACAACTAGACCTCGGACACACAGGAGGAAGATGGAGcgagggaggaagaggaggaggaggcagtGGGAGAGAGAAATGCCACCCCCAATGAGTGGATTAGAGATTAGCAGAAACTTGTGTCAAAGGAATTGGTGAGGCAATCCCATCATGTTGGTTGTATTAGTGGTAGATGTACAGAATTTGAGTAGTCGGAGGGTTTCGGTAAACTGCATTTCAGTGCACCAAATTAAACaatcacaaagaaaaaacaataggactaaattaaattaaaaaagcccTCTTATATGAGCCTTTTATGAGAACGGTGCACTAAAGTGAAATACCCTTCACCTCCTAGCAACTCCCAAGCATGACTTTCCCTCATAAGTAACGATTACACTAAAAACAATTCATAAGTGTGCAAACAAACTGTTGTGCACCTTGAATAAATATAGCTTTAAAATTGGATTTGGGACTCCTTAATATGGGATCCCTTAATTTTTAATACAGCATTTGTTCCATAAATTGCCATTGAATCACTTCCATCTCAATCCATATCCACAACTTCAGCAAAAATGATCTTTGTATTACATGGAATTTACAAGGAGGCATATTTTACATGCTACACTATTCATATCAGAAATGATAAGTGATTATGTACTACTATAgacatacactgctgttcaaaagattggggtctgttatatcttttgttttgtttttagaattctcttatgatcaccaaagactgcatttatttgatcaaaaatacagcaaaaactgtaatcttgtgaagtattattgcagtttgaaatgtattacagtttgtaaagtttaaaaaaaattggagTTTTACAAATATTAGACCTTTTTGGtgcaaaaatttttttaaactttatttttaatttaattaactgaaactatatttcattaacatttagtacattttaaaatggaatttattcctgtgatgtgaagcacagatttcagcatcattactccagtcttcagtgccacatgatccttcagaaatcattctgatttgcacATTTGATGCtcaaatatttcttcttattaaaggccccgttttttgtgcttttttgaagctttgtatttacagtgtgcaatataacgtgttcatgtttcgcgtataaaaaaacagtgtttttcacttaattcacctatctgtataccgcagttttcactgtcataaaaacgggctgatgtcttccttgttctatgaagtccctccttcagaaatatgtaacgagttctgaatttgttgtgattcgacaccagcttagcgcacgctgccctcccggaaacgcgattgggctagttttgaagcaagaagcaagtgggc
Above is a window of Carassius gibelio isolate Cgi1373 ecotype wild population from Czech Republic chromosome B12, carGib1.2-hapl.c, whole genome shotgun sequence DNA encoding:
- the kctd17 gene encoding BTB/POZ domain-containing protein KCTD5 isoform X1, whose product is MATEDKGKTAAPFPETGSLSATHSNLNNNNNNNNKNKDNEGSEGATTATSAAVESGGPENIIGNGSAVNITGGNNGKWVRLNVGGTVFLTTRQTLLKEQTSFLYRLCQQQDLHSDTDETGAYVIDRDPTYFGPILNYLRHGKLVYNKELAEEGVLEEAEFYNITPLIKLIKERILERDSKATQQVPPKHVYRVLQCQEEELTQMVSTMSDGWKFEQVSVRACRKPRPGLLWTMVNIGSSYSYGTEDQAEFLCVVSKELHTSGGGLGTEQSHKTKTSDTQEEDGAREEEEEEAVGERNATPNEWIRD
- the kctd17 gene encoding BTB/POZ domain-containing protein KCTD5 isoform X2, coding for MATEDKGKTAAPFPETGSLSATHSNLNNNNNNNNKNKDNEGSEGATTATSAAVESGGPENIIGNGSAVNITGGNNGKWVRLNVGGTVFLTTRQTLLKEQTSFLYRLCQQQDLHSDTDETGAYVIDRDPTYFGPILNYLRHGKLVYNKELAEEGVLEEAEFYNITPLIKLIKERILERDSKATQQVPPKHVYRVLQCQEEELTQMVSTMSDGWKFEQMVNIGSSYSYGTEDQAEFLCVVSKELHTSGGGLGTEQSHKTKTSDTQEEDGAREEEEEEAVGERNATPNEWIRD
- the kctd17 gene encoding BTB/POZ domain-containing protein KCTD5 isoform X3 gives rise to the protein MATEDKGKTAAPFPETGSLSATHSNLNNNNNNNNKNKDNEGSEGATTATSAAVESGGPENIIGNGSAVNITGGNNGKWVRLNVGGTVFLTTRQTLLKEQTSFLYRLCQQQDLHSDTDETGAYVIDRDPTYFGPILNYLRHGKLVYNKELAEEGVLEEAEFYNITPLIKLIKERILERDSKATQQVPPKHVYRVLQCQEEELTQMVSTMSDGWKFEQVSVRACRKPRPGLLWTMVNIGSSYSYGTEDQAEFLCVVSKELHTSGGGLGTEQSHKTKLFQIHGSRM
- the kctd17 gene encoding BTB/POZ domain-containing protein KCTD5 isoform X4, giving the protein MATEDKGKTAAPFPETGSLSATHSNLNNNNNNNNKNKDNEGSEGATTATSAAVESGGPENIIGNGSAVNITGGNNGKWVRLNVGGTVFLTTRQTLLKEQTSFLYRLCQQQDLHSDTDETGAYVIDRDPTYFGPILNYLRHGKLVYNKELAEEGVLEEAEFYNITPLIKLIKERILERDSKATQQVPPKHVYRVLQCQEEELTQMVSTMSDGWKFEQMVNIGSSYSYGTEDQAEFLCVVSKELHTSGGGLGTEQSHKTKLFQIHGSRM